A single genomic interval of Armigeres subalbatus isolate Guangzhou_Male chromosome 1, GZ_Asu_2, whole genome shotgun sequence harbors:
- the LOC134207973 gene encoding protein spitz-like, with protein sequence MNRNIVKFYALLFIMLSSVVLITDCCSSRSMPKSRPRPVSHFRGVITTSSAKITTTNGNGDSTTFTLITTKTTSTISEAQSETTSTVTDPRSGPGPGGGTNSPGGGTNTNGGNSKDQLMRMGKCSLLFEENYCLNGGKCYNFTIANSTMPTCECADGFMGERCESKYLDGTYLSMRKSKIHIETASIYYGAFLALIVVLVLLYCLHCMQSSSSAAGSKLLKKSKKVMILPP encoded by the exons ACTGCTGTTCAAGCAGATCCATGCCAAAATCGCGTCCACGGCCCGTGTCGCACTTCCGTGGTGTCATCACGACCTCGTCGGCAAAGATTACGACCACCAATGGCAATGGCGATTCGACTACATTCACCCTGATAACAACCAAGACAACGTCGACCATCAGTGAAGCACAGTCGGAAACAACATCGACAGTGACGGACCCTCGGAGTGGTCCCGGTCCAGGCGGTGGCACCAACAGCCCCGGCGGTGGAACGAACACCAACGGCGGCAACAGCAAGGACCAGCTGATGCGAATGGGCAAGTGCTCATTGCTGTTCGAGGAGAACTACTGCCTCAACGGTGGTAAGTGCTACAACTTTACGATCGCGAACTCGACGATGCCAACGTGTGAATGTGCCGACGGATTCATGGGTGAACGGTGCGAGTCAAAGTACTTAGATGGGACTTACCTAAGCATGCGTAAGTCCAAGATTCACATCGAAACGGCCAGCATATACTATGGCGCTTTTTTGGCACTGATAGTGGTGCTAGTATTGCTATACTGCCTCCATTGTATGCAGTCATCGTCCTCAGCGGCAGGAAGCAAATTGCTAAAGAAGAGCAAAAAGGTG ATGATTCTTCCTCCCTAA